The Rhododendron vialii isolate Sample 1 chromosome 6a, ASM3025357v1 genome includes a window with the following:
- the LOC131328860 gene encoding uncharacterized protein LOC131328860, translated as MMEQQKGEGEKLSPSPSPSPSRKRAKTEEESKQAVTATAEAKSVYLFACHLYGPNAHVLYVVDTPPLPDPSTFLADDSQMEITPPEPVERPLDPLVEFPRAEYPMEMCAVEFDSKLYILGGEFDPPDLGGPPQFHDDDFCPFPRDVHIFDPTCSSLKVGPKMNSGKFKPSAFVVDSMILCGLRLLS; from the coding sequence ATGATGGAACAGCAGAAAGGGGAAGGGGAGAAActatcaccatcaccatcaccatcaccatcgaGGAAAAGAGCAAAGACGGAAGAAGAATCGAAACAAGCAGTCACGGCGACTGCAGAAGCAAAATCCGTCTACTTGTTCGCTTGTCACTTGTATGGCCCTAATGCTCATGTTCTGTACGTTGTCGATACTCCTCCTCTTCCTGATCCCTCCACCTTCCTAGCGGATGATTCCCAGATGGAAATTACCCCGCCAGAACCTGTAGAACGACCACTAGATCCCCTTGTCGAATTCCCTCGCGCAGAATACCCTATGGAGATGTGTGCCGTTGAGTTTGATTCCAAGCTATACATTCTCGGGGGAGAATTTGATCCTCCGGATTTGGGAGGACCGCCTCAGTTTCACGACGACGACTTCTGCCCATTCCCCAGAGATGTCCACATATTCGATCCCACTTGTTCCTCCTTGAAGGTAGGTCCTAAAATGAACTCCGGAAAGTTCAAACCTTCGGCATTTGTGGTTGATTCTATGATTTTATGTGGTCTCCGGCTGCTTAGCTAG
- the LOC131330261 gene encoding uncharacterized protein LOC131330261 encodes MDSSPVELGFLLQVLLPPKGLFFYLFQNLYIRTPFIQFIQLPLSCSEKNQKLFCDLLHQLKRRIILWGSPHQVHNQATMKKHQLHPLFVPWFLIAEIETTW; translated from the exons ATGGATTCATCTCCAGTTGAGCTAGGGTTTCTATTGCAAGTTCTTCTTCCACCCAAAGGTTTGTTCTTCTATCTTTTCCAAAATCTGTACATACGCACTCCCTTCATCCAGTTTATTCAACTCCCTCTTTCCTGCTCAGAGAAGAATCAAAAGCTATTTTGTGATTTGCTGCACCAGTTGAAGCGAAGAATCATTCTCTGGGGAAGCCCTCACcag GTTCACAATCAGGCAACAATGAAGAAACACCAGCTACACCCTTTGTTTGTCCCTTG GTTTCTAATTGCCGAAATAGAAACTACTTGGTGA